A part of Desulfofundulus salinus genomic DNA contains:
- a CDS encoding HAD-IA family hydrolase: protein MCLQVALFDLDGTLADSLPLIKHTYRRVFTEMGIPWGSEDVMRWIGRPIVDIARHFAGERAEEFIQRYQYHYHRDHDLYTRLFPGTLEMLQSLRTKGIQLGIVTSKGKTGAWRTVNFTGLDRYIDVMITAHDVEKHKPLPDPILKAMEILHAQPHRTVYVGDSHFDIQAGRAAGTVTLGVTWGITPREELERYQPDGLLESWADLKSFLHKANGRL, encoded by the coding sequence ATGTGCTTACAGGTGGCTTTATTTGATCTGGACGGCACCCTGGCCGACTCCTTACCCCTGATTAAACATACCTACCGGCGGGTGTTTACCGAAATGGGCATTCCCTGGGGCAGTGAAGATGTCATGCGCTGGATTGGTCGTCCCATCGTGGATATTGCGCGGCATTTTGCTGGGGAAAGGGCGGAAGAGTTTATCCAGCGTTATCAGTACCACTACCACCGTGATCACGACCTTTATACGCGGCTTTTTCCAGGTACGCTGGAAATGCTCCAGAGCTTGCGTACTAAGGGCATCCAGTTAGGTATCGTCACGTCCAAAGGAAAAACAGGTGCGTGGCGGACTGTTAACTTTACCGGCCTGGACCGCTATATTGATGTAATGATTACGGCCCATGACGTGGAGAAGCATAAGCCTCTGCCCGATCCAATCCTCAAAGCCATGGAAATACTTCATGCCCAACCGCACCGGACCGTCTATGTGGGAGACAGTCATTTTGATATCCAGGCCGGCCGGGCGGCCGGAACGGTAACCCTGGGCGTCACCTGGGGTATAACCCCCCGGGAGGAATTGGAACGTTATCAACCCGACGGGCTACTGGAATCCTGGGCGGATTTAAAGTCATTTCTACACAAAGCTAATGGAAGGCTCTAG
- a CDS encoding manganese catalase family protein, which produces MFYHRKNEFLYPLRVAGPDPKFASMLMEQLAGQNGELAAGMQYIIQGLKCKNAKIKDLLLDIGTEELNHMEMVAHMIGLLVGEQTSTASPEEFAFQLLGGGGPLWINSMGSPFSSTYVDAVGDIAADLQSNIAAEFRAKAVYERLYRQTKDPAVQDFLKFLISREEAHANLFRQALDEVQGQGVLKDFVDTSYSRQYYDLSQPGQSYRLT; this is translated from the coding sequence ATGTTTTATCATCGAAAAAACGAATTTTTATATCCATTGAGGGTAGCAGGTCCAGACCCAAAGTTTGCCAGCATGTTGATGGAACAGTTGGCGGGTCAAAACGGCGAGTTGGCTGCCGGGATGCAGTATATCATTCAGGGTCTTAAATGTAAAAATGCAAAGATAAAGGATCTCCTTTTAGACATTGGTACTGAGGAATTGAACCACATGGAAATGGTAGCTCATATGATAGGGCTCCTTGTAGGGGAACAAACCAGCACTGCTTCGCCTGAGGAGTTTGCCTTCCAACTCCTCGGTGGAGGTGGACCTTTGTGGATCAATTCCATGGGTTCACCCTTCTCCAGCACTTATGTTGACGCTGTTGGTGATATAGCTGCTGACCTGCAATCCAATATTGCGGCTGAATTCCGGGCCAAGGCTGTATACGAACGACTGTATCGCCAGACTAAAGACCCGGCAGTTCAGGATTTTCTCAAGTTCCTAATTAGCCGGGAAGAAGCTCATGCCAATTTGTTCCGTCAAGCATTGGATGAGGTTCAGGGCCAGGGTGTCCTGAAGGACTTTGTTGATACCAGCTACTCCAGGCAATATTACGATCTTTCACAACCAGGACAATCCTACCGGCTTACTTGA
- a CDS encoding metallophosphoesterase codes for MKIYAISDLHLSFSRTPDPANWGDSPEYKPMAEVDESWAAHASRIYENWTRIVTDDDVVLVGGDISWAMRLEEARPDLHFLGLLPGLIIAVQGNHDYWWQSISRVRALAPPNMRLIQNDHIRLGDLVICGTRGWLCPNGAFFKDEDMKIYKRELIRLRNSLESVQRPAEEIIVIMHYMPTNEKHEYSGFIEIFQEYGVKHVVYGHLHARACRYRLPDQAWGINFYLTSADYLSFTPRLIMNWPPS; via the coding sequence ATGAAAATATATGCTATCAGCGACTTACATTTATCCTTTTCCAGGACACCGGATCCGGCAAACTGGGGGGACAGTCCGGAGTATAAGCCCATGGCCGAGGTAGATGAGTCGTGGGCCGCTCATGCATCTCGCATCTACGAAAACTGGACGCGGATCGTTACTGACGACGATGTGGTGCTGGTGGGCGGGGACATTTCCTGGGCCATGCGTTTGGAGGAAGCCCGGCCGGACTTACATTTTCTCGGTTTGCTGCCGGGGCTTATTATAGCCGTACAGGGCAACCATGATTACTGGTGGCAGAGTATCTCCCGGGTGCGGGCGCTGGCTCCTCCCAATATGCGCCTGATCCAGAACGACCACATACGGCTGGGTGATCTGGTCATCTGCGGTACCCGGGGATGGCTGTGCCCCAACGGCGCCTTTTTCAAGGATGAAGATATGAAAATTTACAAGCGCGAACTCATCCGGTTGAGGAACTCCCTGGAAAGCGTGCAAAGGCCAGCGGAGGAAATCATTGTCATTATGCATTATATGCCGACTAATGAAAAACACGAATACAGCGGATTTATCGAAATTTTTCAAGAGTACGGCGTAAAACATGTGGTTTACGGCCACCTGCATGCCCGGGCCTGCCGTTACCGTTTGCCCGATCAGGCCTGGGGCATCAACTTTTATCTCACCAGCGCCGACTATTTATCTTTCACGCCGCGCCTGATTATGAATTGGCCTCCTTCTTAA
- a CDS encoding YeeE/YedE thiosulfate transporter family protein: MPKEPSRKQWPWAISVFAGVIVFGLALKSQSSLLAVSWLVGLILGFVLQRSRLCLASAFRDLWLLRDAAQFRGLWYILLVASIGFFALQYSAFLAGKEVPLKVSPAGGYVAIGAFLFGVGMVLASGCASGMLVRLGEGSLSHLVVFICFIIGALGGARTIDWWEAAFPGAVKVFFPKALGWGLALLLQLGLLVFIYLLVHWRKVREVLSRNVHQA; encoded by the coding sequence ATGCCCAAAGAACCATCCAGGAAGCAATGGCCCTGGGCTATCTCTGTTTTCGCTGGCGTCATAGTATTTGGCCTTGCGCTTAAATCGCAATCCTCGCTCTTAGCTGTTTCCTGGTTGGTGGGTCTGATCCTGGGGTTTGTGCTGCAGCGCTCAAGACTTTGTCTGGCGTCGGCCTTCCGGGACCTGTGGCTACTGCGTGATGCTGCACAATTTCGGGGCCTGTGGTATATCTTACTGGTTGCCAGCATTGGTTTTTTTGCCCTCCAGTACAGTGCTTTCCTGGCCGGTAAAGAAGTCCCATTGAAGGTTTCTCCCGCCGGTGGTTACGTAGCCATTGGCGCCTTCCTCTTTGGCGTGGGGATGGTTCTGGCCAGCGGCTGCGCCTCAGGCATGCTGGTACGGCTGGGTGAAGGGTCGTTATCTCACCTAGTAGTATTCATTTGCTTTATAATCGGGGCTTTAGGTGGGGCGCGTACCATCGATTGGTGGGAAGCTGCTTTCCCGGGAGCAGTGAAAGTATTCTTCCCCAAGGCCCTGGGATGGGGACTAGCGCTTTTGCTCCAGCTGGGCCTGCTCGTGTTTATTTACTTACTGGTTCACTGGCGTAAGGTGCGGGAGGTGTTGAGCCGCAATGTCCACCAAGCGTAG
- a CDS encoding pyridoxal phosphate-dependent aminotransferase — protein MTISKKIAGFLSQASWIRKMFEEGERLRAIYGADKVYDFTLGNPDVEPPAAFKEELRKLAANPIPGMHRYMSNAGYEETRRAVAEVLAEDTGLPFSARHVVMTVGAGGGLNVVLKTLLDQGDEVIVLTPYFVEYRFYADNHGGVIKEVPTGPDFQPDLTALEKAITPATKAVIINSPNNPTGVIYGAGCLAELGKLLDKKGEELGTTIYLISDEPYAKIVYDGIEVPSVFQFTRNSIVITSHSKDLALPGERIGYIAVHPEIDESDLLLEGLVFCNRTLGFVNAPALMQRLVAKLQREKVDIAAYQEKRDLLYNHLVSLGFEVVKPQGAFYLFPRSPLPDDLEFARLAQKYNILVVPGSGFGLPGYFRISYCISKQIILNSLPAWTKLAQELGLK, from the coding sequence GTGACTATCAGCAAAAAAATTGCCGGATTTCTTTCCCAAGCCTCTTGGATCCGCAAAATGTTTGAAGAAGGAGAGCGGTTGCGCGCCATTTACGGTGCCGACAAGGTGTATGATTTTACCCTGGGCAATCCCGACGTGGAACCTCCGGCGGCCTTTAAAGAGGAATTACGTAAACTGGCCGCAAACCCCATCCCGGGTATGCACCGGTACATGAGCAACGCCGGCTACGAGGAAACCCGCCGGGCTGTTGCCGAAGTGCTGGCCGAAGACACGGGACTGCCCTTCAGCGCCCGGCATGTGGTGATGACGGTGGGTGCCGGAGGGGGATTAAACGTAGTATTAAAAACCCTGCTGGATCAGGGGGACGAGGTTATTGTACTCACCCCTTATTTCGTCGAGTACCGCTTTTATGCGGATAACCACGGCGGAGTAATTAAAGAGGTGCCCACGGGCCCCGACTTTCAGCCGGATTTGACGGCCCTGGAAAAAGCCATTACCCCCGCGACAAAGGCAGTGATCATCAATTCACCCAATAACCCAACGGGGGTAATATACGGGGCCGGGTGCCTGGCGGAACTGGGAAAGCTTCTGGATAAAAAAGGGGAAGAACTGGGCACTACCATTTATTTAATTTCCGATGAACCCTACGCCAAAATAGTTTACGATGGCATAGAAGTACCCAGCGTCTTTCAGTTCACCCGGAACAGCATCGTGATCACCTCCCACAGCAAGGACCTGGCCCTGCCAGGCGAGCGCATTGGTTATATTGCCGTTCACCCGGAGATTGACGAAAGCGACCTGCTGCTGGAAGGGCTGGTTTTCTGCAACCGCACCCTGGGATTTGTCAATGCCCCCGCGCTGATGCAACGGCTGGTGGCCAAATTGCAGCGGGAAAAGGTGGATATTGCCGCTTACCAGGAAAAGCGTGACCTGTTGTATAATCACCTGGTTTCCCTGGGCTTTGAGGTGGTCAAACCCCAGGGGGCCTTTTACCTGTTCCCCCGCTCCCCCCTGCCTGACGACCTGGAATTTGCCCGGTTGGCTCAAAAATATAATATCCTGGTGGTACCTGGAAGCGGTTTTGGTTTGCCGGGATACTTCCGCATCTCCTATTGTATAAGCAAACAAATCATCCTCAATTCTTTGCCCGCCTGGACAAAACTGGCCCAGGAACTCGGCCTCAAGTAA
- a CDS encoding helix-turn-helix domain-containing protein, producing the protein MSAKEVKRVFVMEQVLSGKLTVRQAAQLLGLSERQVKRLKGGMQKEGVAFLAHKNRGRKPGHAVPKSVCDKADYLLERRV; encoded by the coding sequence TTGAGTGCAAAGGAAGTAAAACGGGTGTTCGTTATGGAGCAGGTTCTTAGCGGTAAATTAACAGTCCGACAGGCAGCACAGCTTCTCGGTCTCAGTGAACGTCAGGTAAAACGCCTTAAAGGAGGCATGCAAAAAGAGGGTGTGGCGTTCCTGGCTCACAAAAACCGCGGCCGTAAGCCTGGCCATGCTGTGCCCAAGTCAGTATGCGACAAAGCGGATTATTTGCTTGAAAGAAGAGTGTGA
- a CDS encoding YeeE/YedE thiosulfate transporter family protein yields MSTKRSSLWRALEKPWPIWLGGSILGLLACLYFAFGKTVGVQTSLLYWGAWVGEYLGLEPASWSFFRGSQAKALAGGFWRDAGSLLTLGVVAGSLLAALSASEFRLRKIASRKQLLAAILGGFLMGYGGRIAGTCNLGAYFGLLPSQSLSGWVFLAFVGLGAGLGSWLLWKYFS; encoded by the coding sequence ATGTCCACCAAGCGTAGTAGTTTATGGAGAGCTCTAGAGAAGCCCTGGCCTATCTGGCTAGGCGGGAGTATCCTAGGTTTGCTAGCGTGCTTGTATTTTGCCTTTGGTAAAACGGTTGGAGTACAAACTTCTCTGCTTTATTGGGGAGCATGGGTAGGGGAATATCTTGGTCTTGAACCTGCTTCCTGGAGTTTCTTTCGGGGAAGTCAGGCCAAAGCCCTGGCGGGAGGGTTCTGGCGGGACGCTGGTAGCCTTCTTACTTTAGGCGTGGTGGCCGGTTCTCTGCTGGCCGCCCTTTCGGCTTCGGAGTTCCGGCTACGCAAGATAGCTTCTCGCAAGCAGCTTCTGGCTGCTATCCTGGGTGGTTTTTTAATGGGTTACGGGGGGCGTATAGCTGGTACTTGTAATTTGGGGGCCTACTTTGGTCTCCTTCCCTCGCAAAGCCTTTCCGGGTGGGTGTTCCTTGCCTTTGTAGGGCTGGGGGCTGGCCTGGGTAGCTGGCTGCTTTGGAAGTACTTTTCCTAG
- the adhE gene encoding bifunctional acetaldehyde-CoA/alcohol dehydrogenase, translated as MGEQGNFPEIDALVERANQAAREFARLDQEAVDRIVLNMALAGLDKHMELARMAVEETGRGVYEDKAIKNIFATEAVYHSIKYAKTVGIIKDNEEEGYLEVAEPVGVVAAVVPVTNPTSTTMFKCLICAKTRNPVIFSFHPGAQQCSAAAAKILLEAAVAVGAPENCISWLENPNYDTTGYLMRHPGVALIVATGGAGLVRAAYSTGKPALGVGPGNVPCYIEKSANLRRAVTDLIMSKTFDNGLICASEQSVIIDREVADQVITLMKENGCYFLNEEETRLLEAVAVEQGSCTLNPRVAGQSARRIAEMAGFSVPPNTRVLVVRLAGVGPEYPLSMEKLSPILSCYIVEGFAQGVELCEKVVEFGGLGHTAVIHSEDQKAIEEFSRRIRTGRIIVNSPATHGAIGDIYNVNVPSFTLGCGSMGSNSTTSNVSVENLINIKRVAKRRAKLQWFRVPERVYFEPGSIQYLRKLPGVKRGFIVTDPEIKRLGFVDKVLYHLNHRNNRVVTEIFYEVEPDPSVETVRRGCAVMNQFRPDTIIAVGGGSVIDAAKAMWLFYEHPEVEFEFLKLKFMDIRKRTYKYPKLGRKAQLVAIPTTSGTGSEVTAFAVITNKGEQVKYPLADYELTPDVAIIDPDFARTMPSKVAADTGMDVLTHALEAYVSVMASDYTDAMAAKAVELVFQYLPRSYRSAQDHKAREKMHNASCIAGMAFTNAFLGINHAMAHQLGAAFHIPHGRANAVLLPYVVAYNASRPTKFVSFPQYEYFHAPEKYWQLARLLDLPAGTVEEGVRSLIGAIFQLLRELDMPLTVADLGIERSVYERKITEMADRAFADQTTTTNPRFPLVAELADLYRLAYGPPLSREVGEGLLNFSLLQGSGKDERLQLFWQEGPPEIRPENPLQ; from the coding sequence GTGGGTGAGCAGGGAAATTTTCCTGAAATTGACGCCCTGGTGGAAAGGGCCAACCAGGCGGCCCGGGAATTTGCCCGCCTGGATCAGGAGGCGGTGGACCGCATTGTGCTCAATATGGCCCTGGCCGGGCTGGACAAACATATGGAACTGGCCCGCATGGCCGTGGAAGAAACGGGCCGTGGTGTTTATGAAGACAAGGCGATCAAAAACATTTTTGCCACGGAGGCGGTTTATCACAGCATTAAATACGCCAAAACCGTGGGTATCATAAAAGATAACGAGGAAGAGGGGTACCTGGAAGTGGCCGAGCCCGTGGGAGTGGTGGCTGCCGTGGTGCCCGTAACCAATCCCACTTCCACCACCATGTTTAAATGCCTGATTTGCGCTAAAACCCGGAACCCGGTGATCTTTAGCTTCCATCCAGGAGCCCAGCAGTGCAGCGCTGCGGCGGCGAAGATCTTGCTGGAAGCAGCGGTAGCTGTCGGGGCCCCCGAAAACTGCATATCCTGGCTGGAAAACCCCAACTACGACACCACGGGCTATTTAATGCGGCACCCCGGCGTGGCCTTAATTGTTGCTACCGGCGGGGCCGGGCTGGTACGGGCGGCCTACAGTACCGGGAAGCCGGCCCTGGGCGTGGGGCCGGGAAACGTGCCCTGCTACATTGAAAAAAGCGCTAATTTGAGGCGGGCGGTAACCGATCTGATCATGAGCAAGACCTTTGACAACGGTTTAATTTGTGCTTCCGAACAAAGTGTCATCATTGACCGGGAAGTGGCCGACCAGGTTATTACCCTGATGAAGGAAAATGGCTGCTATTTCCTGAATGAAGAGGAAACCCGCCTGCTGGAAGCCGTAGCCGTGGAACAGGGGAGTTGCACTTTGAATCCCCGGGTGGCCGGGCAATCGGCCCGGAGGATTGCGGAGATGGCCGGTTTTTCCGTGCCGCCGAACACAAGGGTCCTGGTAGTCCGCCTGGCCGGGGTGGGGCCGGAATACCCCCTGTCCATGGAAAAGTTAAGCCCCATTCTATCCTGTTACATCGTGGAAGGTTTTGCCCAAGGAGTAGAATTATGTGAAAAAGTGGTGGAATTTGGCGGACTGGGTCATACGGCGGTCATTCATTCCGAAGATCAAAAAGCCATTGAAGAGTTCTCCCGCCGCATTCGTACCGGGCGGATTATTGTCAATTCGCCGGCTACCCACGGTGCCATCGGGGATATATACAACGTGAACGTGCCTTCCTTTACCCTGGGGTGCGGTTCCATGGGCAGCAATTCCACCACCTCCAATGTCAGTGTGGAAAACCTGATCAACATTAAGCGGGTGGCCAAGCGCCGGGCGAAATTACAATGGTTTCGGGTTCCCGAACGGGTCTATTTTGAACCCGGTTCCATACAATATTTGCGCAAACTCCCCGGAGTTAAGAGGGGCTTTATCGTAACCGATCCGGAGATTAAGCGCCTGGGTTTTGTGGACAAGGTGCTTTATCACCTTAACCACCGTAATAACAGGGTGGTTACCGAGATCTTCTACGAGGTAGAACCCGATCCCTCGGTGGAAACGGTACGCCGGGGCTGTGCGGTGATGAATCAGTTCCGTCCCGATACCATTATTGCCGTAGGAGGGGGTTCAGTCATTGACGCCGCCAAGGCCATGTGGCTTTTTTACGAACACCCGGAAGTAGAATTTGAGTTTCTCAAACTCAAATTTATGGATATTCGCAAGCGCACTTACAAGTACCCCAAACTGGGGCGTAAGGCGCAACTGGTGGCCATACCCACTACCAGTGGCACAGGTTCGGAAGTAACTGCCTTTGCCGTCATTACCAACAAGGGCGAGCAGGTGAAATATCCCCTGGCCGACTACGAACTCACACCCGACGTGGCCATTATTGACCCGGATTTTGCCCGCACCATGCCCAGCAAGGTGGCGGCCGACACGGGTATGGATGTGCTTACCCACGCCCTCGAAGCCTATGTTTCGGTAATGGCCTCGGATTACACCGATGCCATGGCGGCCAAGGCCGTGGAACTGGTTTTCCAATACCTCCCCCGGTCTTACCGGAGCGCCCAGGACCACAAGGCCCGGGAAAAAATGCACAACGCCTCCTGTATTGCCGGTATGGCCTTTACCAATGCCTTTTTAGGCATTAATCACGCCATGGCCCACCAGCTGGGGGCTGCTTTTCACATTCCCCACGGCCGCGCCAATGCCGTCCTTTTACCCTACGTGGTGGCTTACAATGCCAGCCGGCCGACCAAATTTGTTTCTTTTCCCCAGTACGAGTACTTCCACGCTCCGGAAAAATACTGGCAGCTGGCCCGCCTGCTGGATTTGCCCGCAGGTACGGTGGAAGAGGGAGTGAGGAGCCTCATTGGAGCTATCTTCCAACTGTTAAGGGAACTGGATATGCCCCTCACCGTGGCTGATCTGGGTATTGAACGTTCAGTATATGAGCGCAAAATCACCGAAATGGCCGACCGGGCCTTTGCCGATCAGACCACCACCACCAACCCCCGTTTTCCCCTGGTGGCCGAACTGGCCGATCTTTACCGTTTGGCCTACGGTCCCCCGTTGTCCCGAGAAGTGGGTGAGGGGTTGCTGAATTTTTCCCTGCTCCAGGGGAGCGGGAAGGATGAACGCTTGCAGCTCTTCTGGCAAGAGGGTCCTCCGGAAATAAGGCCGGAAAACCCGTTGCAATGA
- a CDS encoding ATP-binding protein, whose protein sequence is MPKRQIVRIDEEKCTGCGLCVTPCAEGAIQIVDGKARVVREELCDGAGFCIGVCPVGALSIEEREAPAFSEEAVHEHLKGKEKTYITQTCFRCGNTEDRIPLLPCRHRGESLWVCTRCLPPLIHG, encoded by the coding sequence ATGCCTAAGCGTCAGATCGTGCGCATAGACGAGGAAAAATGTACCGGTTGCGGTCTGTGTGTGACCCCTTGTGCCGAAGGGGCTATCCAGATTGTGGATGGTAAGGCCCGGGTAGTTCGGGAGGAACTATGCGATGGTGCTGGTTTTTGTATCGGCGTTTGTCCGGTGGGCGCCCTTTCCATTGAAGAACGGGAAGCGCCGGCCTTTTCCGAAGAGGCAGTCCACGAGCACTTAAAGGGTAAGGAAAAAACCTACATTACCCAAACCTGTTTCCGCTGTGGTAACACCGAGGACCGTATTCCGCTGCTCCCTTGCCGGCACCGCGGCGAAAGCCTCTGGGTGTGCACCCGCTGCCTGCCGCCGCTTATTCACGGTTAA
- the ylbJ gene encoding sporulation integral membrane protein YlbJ translates to MQKHRETMRLFWTACAILFVLGMITQPQTVYEGAVYGLGAWWNIVFPSLLPFFIVSELLMNFGVVHFMGVLLEPVMRPLFNVPGAGSFVLAIGYTSGYPIGAMVTARLRAQKLCTRIEAERLMSFTNNSSPLFMLVAVAVGMFHNASLGPLIAGAHYLANLTLGLALRFYGRRDPEVIPRPMADRNTWILKRALAEMVTRQRQDKRTSGQIIGDAVKNAINNLLNIGGFIILFAVIIRLLTQAGFIDLVARALGLVLVPLGLSPAVLPALASGLFEMTTGTKLASEAAAPLLHQLIAVAMILAWSGLSIQAQAANMIAGTDIRMGPFILVRVAHAILAAFYTCLMFGPAATLNQSLIQPVFTPLLTTVQPVSLWSASLISLFLLLLSLGIMIMLAVVLVILTHIRVIVLRPR, encoded by the coding sequence ATGCAAAAACACCGGGAAACCATGCGTCTGTTCTGGACGGCCTGTGCCATCCTGTTTGTTTTGGGCATGATTACGCAGCCCCAAACCGTCTATGAGGGGGCCGTCTACGGCCTTGGTGCCTGGTGGAATATAGTATTCCCTTCCCTTTTACCTTTTTTCATCGTTTCCGAACTGCTCATGAATTTTGGGGTCGTGCATTTTATGGGTGTTCTTCTGGAACCGGTTATGCGCCCCCTTTTTAACGTCCCCGGTGCGGGATCCTTTGTCCTGGCTATTGGTTATACCAGCGGCTACCCCATTGGAGCCATGGTTACCGCCCGCCTGCGGGCCCAAAAGCTATGCACCAGAATCGAAGCGGAACGGTTAATGTCTTTTACAAACAACTCCAGCCCCCTATTCATGCTGGTGGCGGTAGCCGTAGGTATGTTTCACAACGCCTCCCTCGGTCCCCTCATTGCCGGAGCCCATTACCTGGCCAACCTTACCCTTGGCCTGGCTTTGCGTTTTTACGGCCGTCGCGACCCGGAGGTGATCCCCCGGCCTATGGCCGACAGGAATACCTGGATTTTAAAACGGGCCCTGGCCGAAATGGTCACCCGACAGCGCCAGGATAAACGTACTTCGGGCCAGATTATTGGCGATGCCGTAAAAAATGCCATCAATAATCTTTTAAACATCGGCGGTTTTATCATTCTCTTCGCCGTTATTATTCGCCTGCTTACTCAAGCGGGTTTCATTGACTTAGTGGCCCGGGCATTAGGGCTGGTGTTGGTGCCTCTCGGCCTCTCGCCGGCAGTGCTCCCGGCCCTGGCCAGCGGGCTGTTTGAAATGACCACGGGTACCAAGCTGGCTTCGGAAGCGGCTGCCCCTTTGCTTCACCAGTTGATTGCCGTAGCCATGATCCTGGCCTGGAGCGGCCTGTCCATCCAGGCCCAGGCGGCCAACATGATCGCCGGAACCGATATTCGCATGGGCCCTTTTATACTGGTACGGGTAGCACATGCCATCCTGGCCGCCTTTTATACCTGCCTGATGTTTGGCCCGGCCGCAACTTTAAACCAGTCTCTGATCCAGCCTGTTTTTACACCACTTCTCACCACGGTTCAACCCGTTTCCCTTTGGAGCGCGAGTCTTATTTCCCTGTTCCTGCTCCTTCTATCCCTGGGTATCATGATTATGCTGGCTGTGGTGCTGGTCATACTAACCCATATACGCGTCATTGTACTCCGTCCTAGATAA
- a CDS encoding TIGR02186 family protein: protein MKLTFVYPAGENSSNGTRRKSGKVVGSQEGSFTVRSEGLVYWLRLLSGTNDPVYGGLAVIIALFAGVAIGMVFSWIDCILGKGATGGVETHAH from the coding sequence TTGAAACTCACGTTTGTATATCCTGCAGGGGAAAATTCAAGTAACGGTACTCGCCGTAAAAGCGGTAAAGTTGTCGGCAGCCAGGAGGGTTCGTTTACCGTTCGGAGCGAAGGTCTGGTTTATTGGCTGCGTCTTCTTTCCGGTACAAATGACCCGGTTTACGGGGGACTCGCGGTGATAATTGCGCTTTTCGCCGGAGTAGCAATTGGGATGGTTTTTAGCTGGATTGACTGCATACTCGGAAAAGGAGCGACCGGTGGCGTCGAAACGCATGCACATTAA
- a CDS encoding RrF2 family transcriptional regulator — protein MRLNQATDYALRAVLYLAQLPPGEVVEAQAIATQECIPMRFLLKILRLLTKAGIVDSYRGVGGGYALARPPAEITLLDVLVAVEGPVQINRCLVDAEFCSKQGPPHCPVHRALSSIQETLIREFKRYNFAQLAGKIPP, from the coding sequence ATGAGGCTTAATCAGGCTACAGATTACGCTTTACGGGCAGTGCTTTACCTGGCCCAATTACCTCCCGGAGAGGTGGTAGAGGCACAGGCTATCGCCACGCAGGAATGCATACCCATGCGTTTCTTGCTGAAGATTTTACGCCTGCTTACCAAGGCGGGCATCGTAGATTCCTACCGCGGCGTGGGTGGAGGCTACGCCCTGGCCCGGCCGCCCGCGGAAATCACCCTGTTGGACGTGTTGGTGGCCGTGGAGGGACCGGTACAAATAAACCGTTGCCTGGTGGACGCAGAATTTTGCAGCAAGCAGGGGCCACCCCACTGTCCCGTGCACCGGGCCCTGTCATCCATTCAAGAAACCCTCATCCGGGAATTTAAGCGCTATAATTTTGCCCAGCTTGCCGGCAAAATTCCCCCGTAA
- a CDS encoding sulfurtransferase TusA family protein yields MAVIDLDALGLACPFPLIKAQKKMQELKVGDVLRVVTDCVSATENIPLWAKNVGYPCEIKKTGSGTWEITVTKTG; encoded by the coding sequence ATGGCGGTGATCGATTTAGATGCTCTGGGGCTTGCTTGTCCATTTCCCCTCATTAAGGCACAGAAAAAAATGCAAGAACTGAAGGTGGGCGATGTACTGCGGGTGGTGACCGACTGCGTCTCGGCCACGGAAAACATCCCGCTTTGGGCAAAAAATGTTGGGTACCCCTGTGAGATCAAAAAGACAGGTTCGGGCACCTGGGAAATTACCGTTACCAAGACTGGCTAG